In Pseudoclavibacter sp. Marseille-Q3772, the sequence TGCCGCACTGGAATCGATGTACTCGGGAATCGTGCTCCAGGCAGTACTTGCGACGCTGATCGTCATCGGTACCACGCTGCTGCTGTTTACCTCGGGTAAGGTGCGCACGACCCCGAAGGTGACGAAGTTCTTCATGGTTGCTGGGCTCGCCTACCTGGTGTTCTCGCTTGTGAACTTCGGCCTGAGCATGTTCGGTGTCATTGATTCGCCATTCGGCCTGCGTACCAGCGTTGAGATCTTCGGCATTCCGCTGGGCGTAATCCTCGGTATCTTCGCGGTCGTGATGGGCGCATACATGCTCGTTGGCGACTTCGAGTTCATCGAGCAGGGCGCCCGCGCCGGAGCTCCCCGACGCTTCGGTTGGATCGCCGCCTACTCGGTGATTTCGACCATCGTCTTCATCTACATCGAACTGCTGCGCCTGATCGCAATCCTGCGCGGCAACGACTAATCCTGTGCACTGACACGGGCCCCGCTTCGGCGGGGCTCGTGGTGTTTCCGACAACAGTCCAGACAGGTACCTCGAGGTTTTGACGGGCGTCACGACTCGGCGAGCGCTGCCCGCACTGCCGCAGGGTCATCCGCGAATACGGCATCGACGCCGGTGGCGCACAGCTGCCGCCAATAGTCACCCGCGCGACCCGCAAACCTATCGGGGAGGAACACATCCTCGCCCCGGAGCGTGTAGGTGAGCACCTCGAGACCGCGAGTGTGCGCACGTTCCACCAGCGATGCATCCAATAGCGTCGTACGAACCGAAATACCGTCGACCAGTCTCGCTGCCTCATCCAAACCGGTATCGGTACAGCGCTGCGGTCCCTCTTCGCCGGGACGCACGAGCTCGCCGCATTCGATGAGCGCCACCAGCTTCGCGTCGCGCAGACGCGCAAACCAGCTGGCCTGCTGCATCCGTGCCAGCACTGGCAGCTCGAAACTCTCAAACCGCACCCCGTGAAGCGCCGGGTGATCCCACAGGCCGTCGAGTTCGTGCTCGAGCAGGTCAGCATAGTCGAACCCGGATGCACGCATCAGCGCGTCTTGTTTGAGCTCGATCACGAGTCCGCAGTCGGAACCTGCCACAAGCATGACGAGGTCGCGCAGACGCAGCAGCGGTTCGGTGCCAGAGAAGCGGTCGGATTCGGGGCGTAGCCGCGGGATGCGTTCGACCGCGCGCAGCTGCTGCAGCTCATGCCAATCGAAGTCGTCGCTGTGCCAGCCCGCGAGTCGGTCACCGGCCGAGCGACGCCGTGCAGCGAACTGGGGGTGCGAGGCGATATCGGTGGAGTCATCCAGCCGAGTTTCGTGGCGCACCAAGAGCACGCCATCGCGGGTGGGGACGACATCCGGCTCGAGCAGGTCGGCGCCGTCGCGGATGGCACGCAGATAGCTGGATGCGGTGTGCTCGGGTCGGTGCGCCGGAGCGCCGCGATGGCCGATGATGAGCATGCGCACAGTGTGCGCCGGCGGGGTTAACTGCACACAAATAGCGAGGGGCAGTTTGCCCATAGGATGGGAGCGCCATGGAGATTTTGCCCGCAGACCCACAGCCCGCCCGCTCAGGTGCCGCGCCGATCCCCGGCGATCTCGTTGACGGCCTCAACCCGCCGCAGCGCGAAGCCGTCGAGTATCGAGGGGATGCACTACTGATCGTCGCGGGCGCCGGCTCGGGTAAGACTCGGGTGCTGACGCACCGCATCGCCGGCCTTATCGCCACCCACGAGGCGTGGCCGAGCCAGATCCTCGCCATTACCTTCACGAATAAGGCGGCGACCGAGATGCGTGAACGTGTCGGCGCGCTCCTGGGCGAAACCGTCGAGGGGATGTGGATCTCCACCTTCCACTCGGCGTGTGTGCGCATCCTGCGTCGAGAAGCCGAACGATTCGGCTACCCGGCCAGCTTCACGATCTACGACTCGGCCGACTCCAAAGCGCTGATGAAACGCATCGTCAAATCACTCGAGGCGGAATCGCTCGGCGTGACCGTGCCGCAGGCCATGCACCGCATCTCCGGCTGCAAGAACGAGTTGATCGACCCCGACGGGTTCGCCCGAACGGTCGATATAACGAACCCGCGCGAACAGCTCATCCTTGAAATTTATCGGCAGTACCAACGAGAGCTGCAGCGCAATCGCGCCTTCGACTTCGATGACCTGATCGCGCAGACGGTGTGGCTCTTCCGCGCCCACCCGCAGATCGCGGCGCTGTATCAGCGACGATTCCGCCACATCCTTGTCGACGAGTATCAGGACACGAACCATGCGCAGTACGCGCTGATTCGCGAACTCACCCGTCCCGTTGCCCCCGAGAACGTACCGCTCGACACCCGCCTCGCCCTCGACGTCGATGGCAGTATTCCGGCGGCTTCCCTCACGGTCGTTGGTGATTCTGACCAGTCGATCTATGCGTTCCGCGGCGCCGATATTCGTAATATCACCGAGTTTGAACGCGACTTCCCGGGCGCGAAGACGATTCTGCTCGAGCAGAACTACCGCTCCACACAAACCATCCTTGACGCCGCAAACTCCGTGATTGCGAATAACTTCGATCGGCGGGTCAAGAACCTGTGGACTGCTGCCGGCGCCGGCGCGAAAATCCAGGGCTATGCGGGGCGTTCCGCGCATGATGAGGCACAGTTCGTTGCCGATGAGATCCACCGGCTCCACGACCAGGGCGTCAGCTACAACGAGATGGCGGTGTTCTACCGAACGAATGCGCAGACGCGTGCGCTCGAAGAGATCCTGGTTCGCGCGGCGGTGCCGTATCGGTTGATCGGTGGCACGAAGTTCTATGAGCGTGCCGAGGTGAAGGATGTGGTCGCGTACCTGATGGCGGTCGCGAACCCGAACGACGACCTCTCGGTGCGGCGCATCGTGAACTCGCCCAAGCGCAGTATCGGTCCGGCGAGCGAGACGGCGATTGCCAATTACGCGGCGGCGAATGAGCTGTCGTTTCGCGAGGCGCTCGGGCACGCGGATGCATTGGGCTTCGGTCCGAAGCTCCGTAGCGCAGTTGCCGAGCTCGCGGAGGCTCTTAACGAAGCGGAAGAATCGATCACCCCGGAGCGCCCGACCGGAGCGGTTCCGGTTGCGCAGATGCTGGAACGGCTGCTGGACAGGGTCGGGTACATCACTGCCCTGCGCGCCACCGGCAATCCGCAGGATGATGCCCGGGCCGATAACGTCGTTGAGTTCATTAACGTCGCCAAGGAGTTTGATAAGCACAACCCGAGTGGCACCC encodes:
- a CDS encoding UvrD-helicase domain-containing protein; the encoded protein is MEILPADPQPARSGAAPIPGDLVDGLNPPQREAVEYRGDALLIVAGAGSGKTRVLTHRIAGLIATHEAWPSQILAITFTNKAATEMRERVGALLGETVEGMWISTFHSACVRILRREAERFGYPASFTIYDSADSKALMKRIVKSLEAESLGVTVPQAMHRISGCKNELIDPDGFARTVDITNPREQLILEIYRQYQRELQRNRAFDFDDLIAQTVWLFRAHPQIAALYQRRFRHILVDEYQDTNHAQYALIRELTRPVAPENVPLDTRLALDVDGSIPAASLTVVGDSDQSIYAFRGADIRNITEFERDFPGAKTILLEQNYRSTQTILDAANSVIANNFDRRVKNLWTAAGAGAKIQGYAGRSAHDEAQFVADEIHRLHDQGVSYNEMAVFYRTNAQTRALEEILVRAAVPYRLIGGTKFYERAEVKDVVAYLMAVANPNDDLSVRRIVNSPKRSIGPASETAIANYAAANELSFREALGHADALGFGPKLRSAVAELAEALNEAEESITPERPTGAVPVAQMLERLLDRVGYITALRATGNPQDDARADNVVEFINVAKEFDKHNPSGTLIEFLTEVALVAAADEIDDESGVVSLMTLHTAKGLEYDTVFITGVEEMLLPHKMSVDEPGGLAEERRLFYVGITRARRMLHMTMAVSRTQFGETAPSLPSRFLDEVPSELIDWKQSPAELVAAPVFGGAGYQRGGYGTGYGRAGRGGTGGAESGPLRSGRGLKSEFKPTRGNRSFDNQVTGRVTDNSDLVLESGDRVRHSDFGEGTVRVVLGTGTKKIAEVDFDTAGRKKLLIKIAPLEKLSEA
- a CDS encoding glycerophosphodiester phosphodiesterase family protein, whose product is MLIIGHRGAPAHRPEHTASSYLRAIRDGADLLEPDVVPTRDGVLLVRHETRLDDSTDIASHPQFAARRRSAGDRLAGWHSDDFDWHELQQLRAVERIPRLRPESDRFSGTEPLLRLRDLVMLVAGSDCGLVIELKQDALMRASGFDYADLLEHELDGLWDHPALHGVRFESFELPVLARMQQASWFARLRDAKLVALIECGELVRPGEEGPQRCTDTGLDEAARLVDGISVRTTLLDASLVERAHTRGLEVLTYTLRGEDVFLPDRFAGRAGDYWRQLCATGVDAVFADDPAAVRAALAES